GCTTCGGCAGAGCATTCAGTTTCTGCAGACGCTTCACTTCCCGCCCGATGCTGTGCGCACTGGAAAGAAAAGTCACGTGGCCGCTGAAATCGTAAAGATAAAAAACACCCTCGCCTTCGGGCAGATTCGCCAGGGTTTCCGCCTTCACACCCCAACCGAGGCGCGTGCCGGATTCAAAATCCCCCTGAAAGCGAATGGCATCGGCGATCGACTTGATGCCCTTGTCTTCCAGCTTCTGCAAAAGAACCTTGAAAAGCTCCAGGGTCAAATAAGTGTCGGCTTCCGCGCGGTGCAGCTGGGCATCGGTCGGCAGCTTGAAGAAATCACCGAGCCCACGCAGGGATTTATCAGGGGCATTCGGCGCCATCTTTTCCACGAGCAGATGCGTGCACATGAAGTAATTGGTCACTTCATGATTGCAGTCATGCTGGGCAAAGTAGCGAATGAATTTCATATCACCGATGGTGTTGTGCGCGACCAGGATATCATCAGCGATGAAGCGGATGAATTCCGGCATGATCGCCTTGATCGGGGGCGCATCCCGCACCATTTTATTGGTGATTCCCGTCATCCGCCTCACGATCGGCGGAATCGAGACTCCGGGATTGACCATGCTGTAGAAGGTATCAATGATCTGCCCCTTGTGATAACGCAGGGCGAAAATTTCGGTAATGCCATTTTTCTCAGGATTGCCGCCGGTCGTTTCGATATCGAAAACGATATAGGTGCCTTCGTTCAGACAGGCCTGAAGATGCCGCGTCTTGCCCTTGGCTGGAATTTCCTTATTGGATTTACCGGACCTCGGGCCGTGATTCGAGGGCGGATTGCCCTCAGCCGAATCGGATTCGGATTTCAAAGAGGAACCCGCATTGGGTTTCGGCTGAATAAAAGTCATAAGCACCCGTGCTCAGCAATTCGATTCACAACCATACAACAACGTCGCCCTCGGATGAAGAGGGCTACGACTGAATGATAGGCAGGCGCACCTGTCCTCATCGACTGGGCGAGACTTTTGTATGTAACAGAAAA
This genomic window from Oligoflexus sp. contains:
- a CDS encoding 3'-5' exonuclease, with the translated sequence MTFIQPKPNAGSSLKSESDSAEGNPPSNHGPRSGKSNKEIPAKGKTRHLQACLNEGTYIVFDIETTGGNPEKNGITEIFALRYHKGQIIDTFYSMVNPGVSIPPIVRRMTGITNKMVRDAPPIKAIMPEFIRFIADDILVAHNTIGDMKFIRYFAQHDCNHEVTNYFMCTHLLVEKMAPNAPDKSLRGLGDFFKLPTDAQLHRAEADTYLTLELFKVLLQKLEDKGIKSIADAIRFQGDFESGTRLGWGVKAETLANLPEGEGVFYLYDFSGHVTFLSSAHSIGREVKRLQKLNALPKQLLRAVLSSSDIRVEETPTAFAAALLEAQSLVRHRIRFDPANWHQRTANFIYIVKDEDAFRLTTGPLVADVVSFLGPIRGGKDITTLLDHLARVLNRKPAKKGLQILPEEWPLVDAFFRRKRLVPSLKEKFLSFFPRFEEKHRHLQKIRDQLSEIAIPEDLYGANICSGILAVAVEDRWHLYCVAVGRLQSEFSVQGDLVQGLKKNDLNIRVYRQLKDALREISSVRQPLTYGDAILLNRMFWWAFFGERHENVRVMTLDALARL